TGTCAGATGCTATCGGCAGGATACCATGTGCTTGAAAGTCGAAAAAAATAACACCCGGGATGAAACCATCAATATTGGCTGCACCCCAGCCAAACGGCTCTAACGCTTTGTTCATGTCCGTAACATTCGGTATTTTCTCAACCGATATTCCTGAAGACGTTAACCCGCCAACATAGGCTTGATGAGCAGTGTCTTTTAGATAGTTATGGTTTTGCCTCATCACATAACGCCAAACAGCATGATCAATCGGTGTGTATTTTTCATACTGCTGGTCCACCACATATTTTTGTAAGTGTCTCGGTATTTTTCTTGCTTTCCCCATTTAGAAATCTCTCCCTTTAGAAGAAAATTAACTTTTCGTTTGTAGATAAAATTCATCGTATTTTGTGGCTAATTCAAAATCCAAAGACGTTAAACCCCTAGCATTCCAAGACGAAATTCTTACTGTTACGACCTTATAGTCTATTGAAATAAATGGGTGATGGTTAACCTGCTCAGAAAGGTTTGCTGCAAGATTTACAAATTCAATTCCTTTTAAATAATCGCGAAAACGATACTTTCGCTCAATCCATTTTTCATCCGTTAATCTCCAGTCAGGAACGGAGGATAACTTTTCTTGAACTTCTGAAGGTAATAATTTTTCCATTCGCTTCTCTCCTTTATACAAATAAAGCGCTTTCATAAAAATTCGCAGTCATCAATAAATACTATTCAATTAGAATAAAAAAAACACTGTCAGTTATCTATTGTTAGGAAATGAAAAAAATCTACCTGTTTGTCAGATAGATTTTTTCACGTATATCATTTAGTCAAATGTAACATTAATTTGGACGATTTCTGAACGTGTACCAATTCGGAGCGGCAATCCCCACACACCATAGCCAGAGGAGACAATGGATTGGAGCTGCCCTTTCTTCAGATAGCCAAAATCATTTTCAAAAATCTTGTTCGTAATCAGGTTACCTGGTGCTACCTGACCTCGATGTGTGTGACCTGATAAAATAAGGTCAACCCCGTTTTTCTCAGCGATATCTAAATCATAGGGCTGATGTTCAAGTAGGAATACGGGTTTCGTAACATCGACCTGCTTCATTAACGCTGAAAGCTCAGCTCTTACAACATCCTGATATCCTCTGTCCTTCCTGCCCACAAGGACAATCCCTTCAGGAAGGTTCAGGACTTCGTCATCTAATACCTTCATGCCGCTATTATTAAAAATCTTTACAAGATCGACGTCATCACGATCATGATTCCCTAAGGAAGCATAAACAGGAGCTTGGATTTGTTTCAGTAGCTCTGGAATTCCCTTTTCAAGAAAAGGTGTAATATCATCATCAATAATATCTCCTGGAAAAAGTACGAGGTCAGGTTTTTCAGCATTAATATAATCCACAAGTTTTTTAGCCTGCCCGCTGCCAGACAAATCCCCGAAATGCATATCCGAAGCCATAATAATTTTCAGGCTTTGTTTCCCTTCTACCTGTTTCGGGATCGTTAACTCATATGTAGTCACTATAGGGCTGTAGGCATTAAACACTCCGAATAAGAATGAACCAACAATCACAACTAATACGATGAAACCTGTCCATTTAACAAACTTCTCTTTCTGTATCTTTGTATATCTTCTTAAAAAAACCGCTAAATTGGCAATGGGTAGTAGCATTATCAGAAAATAAAATAATGATAGCCACGCGGCACCGAGCCATGTAAAAAATAAACTCTCATCCAGCCAGCGTGAGAAAACGAAAGAATAAGCAAAAAGAACGAGTACAACCCAGAACATTATTTTTATACTCTTTCGGTCACCACTCATTTGTTTCAGCCAAACCCAAATATTATAGCCAATGTAAAAAATCAATACATTATATAGTAAGATCATTCCTATTCCAACAGCCCACACAGAAGTAAATCTCCTTTTCACTAGAAGTCTTACTATAATTAGACAATATTTGATCTTATTTAACAAATAATTAGGATTCGTTTTTTACCATTTATTTGCAAGGTTGATATTACCAACACTTCCTCCTCTTATTTTTTGATACAATTTTAAAGTCAGAGAATAATAGGGAGGAATACAATCTATGAAGAAACGCAATCTCCTCCTAGCCCTGGTAATCCTTATTACCTTTACAGGGGGAATTTTTACAGGAGTGTTATATTCCGAAAATAAAACAGAACAAGCGTCAAAACCGCTTAAAATAGAAAAAGCCTCAGAATCCGTAAAAAATCCCGAAGAAAAAGCAATTCCAGAGGAAAGTATAGAGGAATCAAAAGTGTTATTGGGCTATGTACAGGATTTTCGCGACCCGAATGTGGTTGATTACTCTAAGTTAACACACGCAATCTTCTCGTTTGCTCATCCGACAGCGGATGGCGGAATATTGCTAAATGGTGATTCAGCCATCAATAATTTACGAACGATGGTTAAGGAAGCTGACAAACACAATACAAAAGTAATTCTAGCGGTTGGCGGCTGGTTTCATATTAATGGCGGGGAATCCTACGAGCCATTTAAAGCAGCTATTAGCAATCCTGACTCTAGGACAAGACTAGTGAATGAACTTACTAGTATCGTAGACCGTGAACAACTAGACGGTATTGATATCGATTTCGAACATCCTCGTTCAAAAGCAGATGCTGCCAACTTAGCTGCCTTTGCAAAGGAACTAAGCGAACAGCTGCATCCAAAAGGAAAAGAGCTGTCGATTGCTGTTTATGCAAAAATTCATGCGGTGACAGGCACCGAGATAGGCTTTGTTGTTTATGAACCTTCTACTTTTCAGCATGTCGACCATGTAAATATTATGGCCTATGACGGTCAGTGGGATGGCGGATACCATGCCGCTAATCTATCTCCTTATCCGTTTACGGAGAAAATAGTAAACTATTGGGCAAATCTGTTTGATCAAAACAATCTTCCGAAAGAAAAGCTTGTTTTAGGAGTTCCTTTTTATGCGCAGCCTGAAGACCCTGCTATCAAACAGGTTTCTTATGCCGCTATCGTCAACCAGGATCCTGCAAATGCTGCGAATGATACGGTGAGTATGAATGGAACCATTTATCATTATAATGGTGTGGAAACCATTATAAAGAAGACAAATCTGGCACTTGATCACGGCTTTGGAGGAATGATGCTGTGGGAAGCTGGACATGACAGCAAAGGTGACAATAGCTTAACAACAGCAATATACGATGAATTAGTGAAATCAAGCGATGCCCTTGCAAAGAAATAATAAAAGGCTGCACACTCTAAACGAAGAGCGTGCAGCCTTTTTCTTATGCTTGTAAATTCATTAATCTTTCTTTTACTTCTTCTTCGCTTAATCCATGCTGAACGACATAACGGTTTCGCGGGTGCGTTCTGCACTCATGTGAGCAGCTGCGTAAATGACGGTGCTCATTTTCCTCAGAGCAGAGAATCTTTTTATTGCATTCAGGGTTGGCACAGTTTACGTAACGCTCACAAGGCTCACCTGTGTAATAATCCTTACCAACTACCACATGCTCTTTTTGATTGACTGGAACTGCAATGCGCTCATCAAATACATAAAGCTGTCCATCCCATAATTGCCCTTGAACTTCTGGGTCTTTTCCGTAGGTCACAATACCGCCTTCGAGTTGTGAAACATCTTCAAACCCTTCTTTTACTAGCCAGCCAGAAAATTTTTCACAGCGAATGCCGCCTGTGCAATACGTAAGAATCTTTTTCCCTTCGAATTGCTCCTTATTTTCTCGAATCCAATCAGGCAGATCCCGGAAATTTAAGATATCAGGGCGAACTGCGCCTCTGAAATGACCTAAATCATATTCATAATCATTACGTGCGTCAATCACAACCGTATCTTCTCTTTGCATCGCTTCGAAAAATTCTTTCGGTTTTAAATGCTTTCCTGTTGTTTCAAGAGGGTCCACATCATCTTCTAAACGTAGCGTAACAAGCTCTGGTCGAAGACGAACACGCATTTTTTTGAACGCATGCTCTGTTGCTTCATCAATTTTAAAAACAGTACCAGCAAAAAGCGGGTGCTCATCCATGTATTTTATATACGCATCAGTTTGCTCAACTGTACCGGACACAGTACCGTTAATTCCTTCAGATGCAATAATAATCCGACCCTTAAGACCTAATTCATTACAGAATTGAAGATGCTCTTGCTGAACTTCCTCAGGATTTTCTATATGGACATATTTATAATACAGTAACACTCTATAATCTTGATTCATAATAACCACCTTATTAACTTTTATACACTCTTTATATTAATAACCGAATTATTATATCAATAATCACACACTTATTTCAATTAATTATAATTATTATTCCCTTTTTTAAAATAAAAAGGCATCCTGCCGGTGATTTTAATTGGCAGGATACCTAGTAATGCTTCGTTTGTAGATATATTCAAATAGTGTGTAGATAAATAATGATTTTGTGTAGATATACCTTAAGAATGTGTAGATATCGGCCAAAATTTGTAGATATATCTGAAAAGCGTGTAGATATCCACTATGTTACTCTCCAAATTGCCATACACTATGACTCAGGTTTCCATATCGGATGCTGCGATGTAATAATTTCGCTCTCTGGCTATCATCCGCTGCTCCCATCGCATAAAAAATCGGAATAAAGTGTTCATTGCCATATGGAGGTACAGCATATTGTGCATTGGGAGCTAGTGAACCGTACTTAAACAATGAATCCGTATCCCATGTATGAATGTGATGGGCTAACCAATCATCGAACTCAACCGCCCATGTATCTACTTGTCCATTATCCGCAAAATTCACAGCCCTTAAATTATGAACGGTACCCCCGCTGCCAATAATTAAAACTTCTTTGGCACGTAAAGCAGCCAGTGATTTTCCTATCTTATATTGTTCTTCCGGTGTGAGAGCTGGATTGACAGACAGTGCAATCACAGGAACATCTGCATTTGGGTAAAGTAAACGAAGCACCACCCACGCACCATGATCCAAACCTCGTCTCGTTTCTATGTCAAAAGGAATACCATTTTCCCTGAATAAATCCATGATTTCACTAGAAATTTCCTGTGATCCTTTAGCGGGATATTTGATGGTATAGAGCGCTGGATCGAATCCGCCGAAATCATAAATGGTGTCATATTCGTCTACTTCGCTTACTTTTTGTGCTCTAGACTCCCAATGGGCAGAAAATAAAACAATGGCCTTTGGGCGTGGTAAAGAATCGCCCATTTGATTTAAAAATTGAGTATACTCATTGTTTTCAACCGCCAGTAACGGTGCACCATGAGCGATAAACAGTGATGGCATCATAGTACTTTTCCCTCCTGTATTAAAGTGATTGCGTCTGGTTATTTTGTCCTTTAAAAAACACTTTATCTAACGCAAACATCTTACTATCGTTGATGGCAATAAATAATGCCATTGCTAGTAATGCTAAATCTAATTCCCAGCCAGCACCTTGACCATTACCTAAAAAGCCGCCTGCTAATTTCACTTTAACAGTCGCTCCAAGCATTAATACCACAAACAATCCTGATACAATTCTGCTTCCTAAACCAAGTATTAAAGCAAGTCCTCCAGCCATTTCTAACACCGCAACACCATACGCTAAAGCACCTGGTAAACCAATGGAATCAAACCAGCCGACGATATTTTCGATCCCGCCTTGGAATTTCACTAAACCATGGATAAAAAATGTAACCCCTAATACTACACGTAAAATTAATGTACTTACTTCTATCTTTTTCATTTTTCTGCCTCTCCCTTAATAAATTATTTTTTTAAATCTTGTAGTAACCAGTTTGTAAAATCCTGAAGATTACTTAAGGAAACACTATGTCCTTCTAAGTAAGTCTTAAAAGTAACGTTCGCACCTAATTGACGAAAGTACTCATTGTTGGCAGTTCCCCATTCAAACGGAAGCACTTGGTCCATTTCTCCATGTGAAATGAATACGGAAACGTCATTCACAGGTTTGATCTCATACTCTTCTTTAACGAAGGCCGGAATGTAACCGCTTAGGGCAACAATTCCTTTTATTTTATTTCCTAATGTTAAACCTAACGTCATCGCTAAAATTGCACCTTGGCTAAAACCTAACAAGTATAAATGAGATGTATCTAGCGGATACTGTTCGCAAGCATAGTCAATAAAGCTTGTTAGCCTGTTTACACCCTCATCGAACACTTCTCGATGTGGTTTGCCGTACCCTTCAATGGTAAAGAAAGCATAGCCTGGAGGCTGTACGAGATGACCGCGAATACTGAAAATGTAGAACTGATCTTCTAATCCGTTAACCAAAGACAGCATGTTTTGTTCATTACTGCCAATTCCATGCATGATAAACAATGCTGGATACTTTTTATCAGGATGGATCTCTTTTGGACCGCGAAGCTCATAGATCATCGGTGCACTCATATATATCATCCCTTCTGTAAGTATTTTAATAATTAATAAAGATTCATATTTGTAAACATGTAAATAAAAAAATAAAATGTTTTTCAATATGAACATTTGTTGTTTATAGGATAACAGCGAATCTTATGGATTGTCAATGGAATTTTTGCTAATATATAAATATGTTCTATATTAGGAAACCATAAAGGGTGATCAAACTGGATATCGGCGCAAAAATTCGAGCAATTAGAAATCGAAAAAAAATCACAATAGCCCAAATGTGTGAAGGGACTGGCCTTTCAAAAGGATTTATCAGCAATGTAGAAAACAACAACACCTCACCATCGATCAGCACGCTGCAAACCATTGCAAACTATTTAGAAGTTCCATTACCTTACTTATTATTAGAAAAAAAACAACATTTACGCGTAGTCAGAAAAGATGAAAGAACAACCACTTCATTTAATCATTTAAAAATTGAACACATTTCTTCCATGGGTGGATTAAGTTTGCGAAGTGTAGAATTTCCGCCTGGCGCCTCGATTGGGGATGCCCATGCGCATGAAGGGGAAGAATGTCATCTAGTGCTAGAGGGGAAAATCTGTGCCGAGCAAGGGGAAGATTCTGTAATTTTGGAAGAGGGTGACTCCTTTAGCTGGAATGCAAGTGTACCTCATACAGTGAAAAATATCGGGGATTGTAAAGCGGTTGTTTTAATAGCGGTTTATTCTAATACAGCGTTTTAGGGATTAACAAGCGATATTCCTTCTGTTGGTATGATTAATACTACAGTTAAACAGAGCATTTATTTAAACAAAAATGCTCTGTTTTAGACTATCTGAAATTCTGAGCGATTTGATCGATCACTTTTATACCTTTTCTTAATAAAGTATCAAACATGACCATTGTCACTTTGGCATCTGTAAGATGTTCATCAAATTGATTATAAATATCCTGTTTTAATACGAAACTTGTATTCCCTAAA
This genomic stretch from Neobacillus niacini harbors:
- a CDS encoding alpha/beta hydrolase; this translates as MSAPMIYELRGPKEIHPDKKYPALFIMHGIGSNEQNMLSLVNGLEDQFYIFSIRGHLVQPPGYAFFTIEGYGKPHREVFDEGVNRLTSFIDYACEQYPLDTSHLYLLGFSQGAILAMTLGLTLGNKIKGIVALSGYIPAFVKEEYEIKPVNDVSVFISHGEMDQVLPFEWGTANNEYFRQLGANVTFKTYLEGHSVSLSNLQDFTNWLLQDLKK
- a CDS encoding metallophosphoesterase, whose product is MWAVGIGMILLYNVLIFYIGYNIWVWLKQMSGDRKSIKIMFWVVLVLFAYSFVFSRWLDESLFFTWLGAAWLSLFYFLIMLLPIANLAVFLRRYTKIQKEKFVKWTGFIVLVVIVGSFLFGVFNAYSPIVTTYELTIPKQVEGKQSLKIIMASDMHFGDLSGSGQAKKLVDYINAEKPDLVLFPGDIIDDDITPFLEKGIPELLKQIQAPVYASLGNHDRDDVDLVKIFNNSGMKVLDDEVLNLPEGIVLVGRKDRGYQDVVRAELSALMKQVDVTKPVFLLEHQPYDLDIAEKNGVDLILSGHTHRGQVAPGNLITNKIFENDFGYLKKGQLQSIVSSGYGVWGLPLRIGTRSEIVQINVTFD
- a CDS encoding DODA-type extradiol aromatic ring-opening family dioxygenase, whose translation is MMPSLFIAHGAPLLAVENNEYTQFLNQMGDSLPRPKAIVLFSAHWESRAQKVSEVDEYDTIYDFGGFDPALYTIKYPAKGSQEISSEIMDLFRENGIPFDIETRRGLDHGAWVVLRLLYPNADVPVIALSVNPALTPEEQYKIGKSLAALRAKEVLIIGSGGTVHNLRAVNFADNGQVDTWAVEFDDWLAHHIHTWDTDSLFKYGSLAPNAQYAVPPYGNEHFIPIFYAMGAADDSQRAKLLHRSIRYGNLSHSVWQFGE
- a CDS encoding helix-turn-helix domain-containing protein, whose product is MDIGAKIRAIRNRKKITIAQMCEGTGLSKGFISNVENNNTSPSISTLQTIANYLEVPLPYLLLEKKQHLRVVRKDERTTTSFNHLKIEHISSMGGLSLRSVEFPPGASIGDAHAHEGEECHLVLEGKICAEQGEDSVILEEGDSFSWNASVPHTVKNIGDCKAVVLIAVYSNTAF
- a CDS encoding glycoside hydrolase family 18 protein; the protein is MKKRNLLLALVILITFTGGIFTGVLYSENKTEQASKPLKIEKASESVKNPEEKAIPEESIEESKVLLGYVQDFRDPNVVDYSKLTHAIFSFAHPTADGGILLNGDSAINNLRTMVKEADKHNTKVILAVGGWFHINGGESYEPFKAAISNPDSRTRLVNELTSIVDREQLDGIDIDFEHPRSKADAANLAAFAKELSEQLHPKGKELSIAVYAKIHAVTGTEIGFVVYEPSTFQHVDHVNIMAYDGQWDGGYHAANLSPYPFTEKIVNYWANLFDQNNLPKEKLVLGVPFYAQPEDPAIKQVSYAAIVNQDPANAANDTVSMNGTIYHYNGVETIIKKTNLALDHGFGGMMLWEAGHDSKGDNSLTTAIYDELVKSSDALAKK
- a CDS encoding DoxX family protein produces the protein MKKIEVSTLILRVVLGVTFFIHGLVKFQGGIENIVGWFDSIGLPGALAYGVAVLEMAGGLALILGLGSRIVSGLFVVLMLGATVKVKLAGGFLGNGQGAGWELDLALLAMALFIAINDSKMFALDKVFFKGQNNQTQSL
- a CDS encoding rhodanese-related sulfurtransferase — encoded protein: MNQDYRVLLYYKYVHIENPEEVQQEHLQFCNELGLKGRIIIASEGINGTVSGTVEQTDAYIKYMDEHPLFAGTVFKIDEATEHAFKKMRVRLRPELVTLRLEDDVDPLETTGKHLKPKEFFEAMQREDTVVIDARNDYEYDLGHFRGAVRPDILNFRDLPDWIRENKEQFEGKKILTYCTGGIRCEKFSGWLVKEGFEDVSQLEGGIVTYGKDPEVQGQLWDGQLYVFDERIAVPVNQKEHVVVGKDYYTGEPCERYVNCANPECNKKILCSEENEHRHLRSCSHECRTHPRNRYVVQHGLSEEEVKERLMNLQA
- a CDS encoding 4a-hydroxytetrahydrobiopterin dehydratase, with amino-acid sequence MEKLLPSEVQEKLSSVPDWRLTDEKWIERKYRFRDYLKGIEFVNLAANLSEQVNHHPFISIDYKVVTVRISSWNARGLTSLDFELATKYDEFYLQTKS